A stretch of DNA from Macrotis lagotis isolate mMagLag1 chromosome X, bilby.v1.9.chrom.fasta, whole genome shotgun sequence:
CGGGGTCAGGCTCTTAAGGGGGACAGCCGgccgggagggagggagggaaggaccTCGGCCGAGCTCCACCGGAGCCTCCCGAGCCCATGACTAGCACTGACGGAGCCCCGGAGGCGGGCACGGGCACATCCGCCGCGGCGCTGCCCAGCCGCCGCCATCCCTAAAATGGGAGCCGAGCGCCGGCCTTTCTCTTACCAATCCGGGGTCTGCCTACAGTCCCCAGCGTGCTGCGCTGCCTGCCGAGAAAGGCACCCCGGGACTTGTAGTTTCCGAGAAACTGCGCAGCGCGAAGGCAGGGGAGGgcttttcccccctctttcaAGTGGTAATTAAGGTAGAGAATTCCCTACGCAAACACGTTTAATGACTGCTAGACGGAATTTAGGACCGCAAGTCGGACCCCACTGAAATGTTAACATTTGATGGAAAAGTTCAATTGCATTTTTCCCCCTGTACCTGTCTCCTGTAGTTTGGCCCCCAAACCAGACGTTACTTGAATTTCGATTTTCACCTTCAAAAGCCATCTAAGCCCAAATCTTTCTTGTACTCAGGCACTCTCTTAGACAGCTATTGGTTTTAGGACCCCAAGTCTTGCCAAGTCTTTAAGTGTTCAGTACGCATGCGCGTACTTCCTCTTTTTCCGACAGGAATCATGGCGGGCGCAGAGTAAGTAAATGCTGCTCTCCTTAAGAATCCTTCTCCATCCTCGAAAATGGGGACCTGCCTGCCTTTAACCCTTCGCTCTGGCGGTCGCCTGGCCCTCATGTTTCCTGTCCCTTTAGTTTGAGTTGCTTTTAGGTACAGGTTTCTTCAAAACTGGGCTGGGATGCGGGGGCCGCCTTTGGGGTGCGGAGGGAAGGTGTCGGGAGGAATCGCCCTGAGCCGGAGAAGGCGTCCGACTCGGGGCGGCCAAGGCTGGAGCTGTGCGAGGCCCGCCAAGGCCCCGGCCGCCGCCGGGCCCCCACGTCCTTCCCGAAGGCCAGGCCGCGGCCCGGGCTCCGGCggccctctcccccacccccggCTGGAATGCTGAGGCTCCTTTACTCGGAGCCAAGCGCACGGGTGTCCGGGCCCGGCGGCCCCTGCAGAACGTGGGCGAGCCGGGTCCCAGCCGGTGCGTCCCCCCGACGGGCAGTGGGCAGGGATCCAGGTACGAGTCCCGCTTCCTTCGTGCGCGCATTGCCTCTGGCGCCCGCTGGGGCATTTTTCCTCGGACCTGTCGATatgtatttctctttttcctgggGATTGAACTCTTGGGCTTGTCACACCAGCATGAACCTATTGGATGGAAGTAGTAGCTTGTCTTTGGCTTGGGAGTCGCTATCTACAGCTGGAGAGTGGACTTGTGATTTAAGCATGCTGACTGAATCtgaagagtttaaatgacttccctGGGGTGGCATGGCCGGAAAGGTGGTGACCTCggttcttcctggctccaaggcctgCCACTTGGgtagaaataacagaaaaaaggCTAGACTTTATGTAAGAAAGAGTTGATTCAAATAGCTCAGGTGTTGGCCAAAGGATAAATTATTTTTAGGCAAACCtttaagccttagtttcctccaaaacgggggggggggggggggggtagtagtAATACTTACCTTAAAGCATAATGCTATATCTGTAAAGTACTTGGCGAACCTTAAGGCATCATAGAAAAGTTATTGTCATGGAAATTCCTGGGCTTCTGACATCACTCAAAATTCTGTTTAGACTTAAGACTATTGTTGAAATAGTTAAATTAATAACTGATGTTTATATCATGCCTGCTAGATGCTATTATCTTATCTGATATAATAGTCTTGGGAAGTGGGTGctaattatacccattttacagatatagggAACTGAGGTATTGAgttcaagtgatttgtccagagttttgaattcaggactttctgTTCACTCTACCATCTTCATGCAGTGTccaatattttattgtatttggaattgaaattattgtttcatttgtttgAAACAAACTAGTTagaatttttttacatataattttttttatgtagaGAAAAGAAGAAGCTACCATCTGTTCCAGAGTCTCTTCTGAAAAAACGAAAGGCTTTTGCAATACTTAAGGCCAAGCGCCTGAAGAAGAAGGTGGCAATAAAAAAGGTAATTGATAAGCACTTTttatttgcctttaaaaaaaaccctaaagagtTTCTtctgaatgttttaaaaataaacacataattGGGATTGAGTTTTTAATGGGGTGCATTATTTTCTGATTCACATTTGAATTTTAAGGAAGGTGTTGCTTTACCTGGAAGACAGAACTAATATTTACTTTTTGGATTGAGACAATTATTTTTAGTAACagatacatttctttttcagCTCCGTAAAATTCGGAGGAAAGTTATCTATGAAAAAGCTAAAGCTTACCATAAGGAGTACAGACAGATGTACAGAAGCGAAATCCGGTTGGCTAGAATGGCACGAAAAGCTGGCAACTACTATGTACCTGCTGAACCCAAGTTGGCTTTTGTGATCAGAATCAGAGGGTAAGTTGAGTTCTGACTTATGGTTCATTCATGCAATAACGTAGCTCTCAATCCCAGGGACTTGATTCCTTGGCTCAAGAAATGTTcagattaaaaatcattttttatgagACAGAAGCATGTATTCTCTTAATTTAGATTCTTAAAACTATgtatctcttaaaaaaaattatgggtcACTAAAGTGAAAACCTGATCAATTGcttaatcctttttttccccccctccagTATCAATGGTGTTAGCCCAAAGGTCCGAAAAGTATTGCAACTTCTTCGACTTCGCCAAATCTTCAATGGCACTTTTGTTAAGCTTAACAAGGCTTCAATTAACATGCTGAGGATTGTGGAACCATACATTGCATGGGGGTAAAGAGttctattttaatttcatttatgttataaaaattcctttatctgacaTACCAAATAGATaggtctcatttttatttttattacagttATCCAAACCTGAAGTCTGTGAATGATTTGATTTATAAACGTGGTTATGGCAAGATCAAGAAACAGAGAATTGCCTTGACTGATAATTCTCTTATTGCAAAATCTCTTGGTAAGTCCtggtctataaattttttttgcaaggcaatagggttaagtggcttgaccaaggccacatagctaggtaatttatttagtgtctgaggctggatttgaacccaggtactcctgactccagggctgatgctctatccactgtgccaccagctgccccATTAttggatcattttacagaaaacaaaactTAAGTATGCAAGAGCTCTCCCTTGCCCTCAATTATACAGGGTGATGGAGCAGAACAGGTTTTAACACTTTAATACAATGATTCCAAAACTGGTGCTCTTCTCAATAGACTTAAGATTTGGGCTCTATATAGGTACCtatatttcagtaaaatatgTTTTGAGTTGTTTTCCCAGTGTATTATAGAAGTAATAACTCGGGTAATTTTCAGGTAAATATGGAATCATCTGCATGGAGGACTTGATCCATGAGATCTACACTGTTGGCAAGCACTTCAAAGCTGCCAACAACTTCCTGTGGCCCTTCAAACTTTCTTCTCCTCGGGGtggaatgaagaaaaagacaaCACATTTTGTGGAAGGTGGAGATGCTGGTAACAGGGAAGACCAGATCAACAGGCTTATTAGAAGAATGAACTAAAGGTGAGTTTCAgatatttaagaggaaaaaaagatttgtttgctgaaatgcaaatgaaatcagATGAAATAGCATGTTAAAAGACAAGTGGAAGAATCAAGGCTTATCTCCTAACTTAGGAAGAAGCTAGTGTTTCAACTTTAGGAAGACCTGATGGGGGGAAAATGAATTGGAGGGGATTGGGGAGTAGCTTGGGGGCCCTTGGTGTAGGAtacagaaaaggggaagaagggtaTCTTAAAGAAGGGAAATGCTAAGGATACATGGATATCATATTCGAGTTTTCTTTAACTTGAGCTATATTTCACTCCTGAGGAAGAAACCAGTAAGAATATTCTTCAGTATCTGAATAAATTTGTTGGGAAGAGATCATTAGATTAAATGCTTTTATTTGAAGGGGGTGGTTCTGACTGCTGCATGAATTTAAGAGCTACATCCCATGCTTTTAAAAGATAGatttaagagaaaaaacattTCCAACTGATGGGTTAATCACTTGGCATTCTATTATATTTAGTCTGGTGTGCTGATTGAGTTAAATGTTTGAATAAATTttaatgtctttcttttcttttccctatttttaggTCTCCTCcatgattatttttctaatgGTCTGTTAATAAAAATGGCTGTGACAAATTTGCTTTATTGGacatatttcttatgtatttgaCTCTGTGCTGAATGAAGTTCATGGCTAGGAGCCTATAGAAACCCTGGAGAAAGAGTAGtggttaaatttaatttatatgccCCTGGTTAAGAATCCTTGGCAAAATTGATTTGCAAGAAGCTGGAAATCTATCCTTGACAGAAATCATCTTGGAATCTCTGGCATTTTGTCCCCCTTTTGAACACCTAACATAActttaatcataatttttttttgtcttagtcCTCTTATTTAACTTCACATTTGTGTACTTCCCATTTTCATTCATGTCTTACTCAAGATAATTTGGTAAAGACACAAAGAGCCAGGAAAAAACACTGAACAGTTAGTTGGATCCTCCTTTGTGCTTTAGGTAGCTTCAATTCCAAATCTTACCTGTGGCAGTATGATAACCTTTCTGCCCACTCCTCCATTCCATTATTTGGGTCTTCATTTTGTAAACTGGTCTATACTTTATTGTGTTATCCATATACCTTCTAAAACAGTTCCCCCCCTCAAAATAAGCCATTGTTAAACTATGGTTTGTCCTTTGGATAGGATTGTATATAATCTGGCAGAgtttatagatattatatatacatatgtatacatctTTAGGATAATACTCAAAAACATTGAAGACTAATTATTAATGGGATAGGGAACATTTGATAATGAAAGGATACAAACCATAAGTTCTATATCAGCATATTTTGCTATCAGAAGAAAAGGTATTggtattgggggcagctaggtggtgcagtggacagagcattggccctggagtacctgaattcaaatctgacctcagacactacctggctgtgtggccttgggcaagccacttaaccccattgccttgcaaaaaaaacccaaaccattaTGACAGACTTTGTAGTTATTCGAGGTTTATAAATCTGGTAGGTAATGTCTCACCATTGTAGGGCTTTGTTTGCAAACTTCCTATCTTAACATGCCACCCTTATCCAGTAGCCTGGGCAGATAAAATAATTGTACCTAAGGAAATCAGATGAAATAGCATGTTAAAAGATAAGTGGAAGAAGCAAGGCTAATCACCTAACTTAGGAAGAAGCTAGTGTTTCAACTTTAGGAAgactgatggaaaaaatgaattggaggggATTAGGGAGACAAGTAGCTTGGGGGCCCTTGGTAGGATGCAGAAAAGGGGAAGAGTATCTGGATGAAGAAGGCGAATGCTAAGGATAGATGGGTAGGAAATGAATGTTGGCAGAGGGAACTGGCCAGTGATAACAGAAATGCTGGGTTTGTAGTCCTAGCTGGGCTATATCTGTACTCTTAAGCAAGAAGCTTTTGAAAATCAgttttgaactaaatgatctaaAATTGTCTTCTAGGCCTGACTCAATTATATGAATATCAGGAGAAGATTTTAGAAGAATAGAGAACTTTCAGATAATACTCTCTGAATCTGCCTTGTTTCAGAACTCAGCAAAGTTGCCATTTCTTGTCAGACTGCTTCCCTACTTCTCCAATTGCTCATGCTGGCTTGATGGATATTAACTTTGTATTTTTAAGTGATATTTTCCATAGATCATAAACTCCGGTATTCAGCCCTCTCTAGAGGCGTTATTTGAAATTAAGGAAGAGCAGGGTgcgcttggtggcacagtggatagggtatcTGTCTTGGAGTTAGAACCTGAGTATGAATCCCCTCGGACACTTAACACTACCGTGTTACCCTGGGGGAGTcacttaccctgattgcctcctaaAAGACCCCAGAAGATTTTAACGAAGCAGAATTATAGGCAAGAGACCACCTTTAGGGAACTGGACAAAACGTAAAAAATTAGGGTCATAGGCCAGGGAACGAAATTGCCAGTAATATGCTGAGGAGGCTGGGATGTTAAGAAAAGGGAAGATCCTAGGTTtcattgtttttaggttttttgcaaggcaatggggttaagtggcttgcccaaggccacacaaccagcatctgaactcaggtcctcccgactccagggccggtgctctagccactggcCCACCTAGTCGCCCAAGTCAGATTGGGTTTTAAAGGTAACGAGACAGAACTGCGAAGACGCGACGGCCACCTCTATTAGGAGCGCCAAAGTGGTGCAGAGACTCCGGTTCTCCCCCACGGCGACTGAGCACCCCTTGGCTGTTGGGTGTCCCCTGGGCTCCGGGACACGAACGTGCCCCAGGAAGGGGAGCCCCGCGGCCGCGGGGTCCGGGTGGGCCGGGCCTGCAACacggcccccgccccgcccgcccgcGTTCCCGGAGGCTCCTCTCATTGGTCCTCGCCTCCGCGGCCGCAGGCTgccccgccccgggccccgccTCCCCCCTCCGGCGCGCGCCGGGCCCCTAGCAACGCAGACGCTgtgcgggggtgggggggcagcgCGGCCGGCGGGGGCGCCCGCCCGCCGAGCCGGCACCTGCGGCCGGGGGCCGGGGAGGACGGCCCGGGCCCCGAGAGGCCTCTGTGCCCGCCCCATGGGGCCCCGGGCCGCCGGCCGCGGGAGAGGCCGGCCCTGGGAGCGGCGCCCGTGACCCTGCGCTCGCGGCCGGCTGCGGGGCCCGCCGGAGCCGCCCGGCCCGGGCCCACGGGGGACGGCGCCGGGATGAGGAGGAGCGAGGGGCCGCTGTGGAGCAGCAGGGACGGTGAGGgccggcgggccgggccgggccgggccggggcgggacagccgggccgggccgggccggggcagCGCCCGCTGCCTCTAGGCCGTTTCCATTGGAAACGCAGGCGCCGCGGGCCGCGTCCGAGCCCACGAACCTGTCGCCTCCACggagaggcggcggcggcggcggcagggCGGCCCGGGCTGGCCCGGCGTGGCCTCGTGTGGTCGTGAGGTGTTGCACACCGGCTTGGGAACCAGTGACTCGCGCGGAGACCCCCGAAGGGCCCGTCCCAGCCGCGTCCTCCTTCACAGCCGCCCCGGAGGCCGAGTGGCCGGTCCTTGGTTGACGGCGATGGCGGACCGGGGGCCGCCGGCCTAGGCCCGGCCTGACGCCCGCCGGCCGCCCGCCCCGCACGCGCTGTTGTCTTTCTAGAAGGGGAAATTAGTACCGGGGCCGGGCAGGACCGCCGAAAGTATCGGCAGGCGCCGGGTCCCGGGGCCGGCTGggtggccccggagtcaggaggacccgagttcaaatgtgacctcagacacttaactagctgtgtggccttgggcgggccacttaaccccacgcCCTGCAAAAACTTCAAAACAGGAGGGATCCGGGAAGGGCACTGCAGAAGTATAGGAATGAGCCCATTGTTTAGAGGAGGAAGCCCAAGTTAAAGCTGGGAGAGGGAACAGAGCTAGAAGTGTCAAGATGAACTTGGGAGTAAAAGAAGTCAGAGTGCAAATATGAGAGGATTGGTGAGTAAATTACAATAAATTCCCTTTAAAACTGATGAGAGTATATCCATAAGAAAattaggaggggcagctaggtggcacagtgaatagagcacctccCTGGAGtcgggggacctgagttcaaatgtgacacttaataatttccccaactgctttgcaaaaacctacaaaaacgaacaaataataaaataaaattaggacaGGTGCATGAGTATGGCAGAGTTAATCTGTAATGATACACCCAAGGGTTTTATAAAGGGTGACATGAATGGCAGTAGCAGATTTTAGGAGGCACTTTTAGCTATATTTAAATTGAGATGAGCAAAAGCTACAGAATTTTTCCCTATGGAGTAGGTAGGTCAATGATGACTTGCAGCAAGAATTTGTAGTAGATTTGATATTTTCTGTGATTTGGCAATAATTAAGTGGCCTTTTGTAAGTAAAGAGGGATTCTCATCagttcttaatcattttttttttttaggattttgcaaggcaaatagggttaagtggcttgcccaaggccacacagctaggtaattattaagtgtctgaggtcacatttgaattcggcctgtgctctattcactaagccacctagccatcctcttaatcattttttttttaaaagtagcaaTTGCGGTAAAACAGCTCTACtagtatataatatttgtaatctGCTCTGTTATTTGGAGACTTCAAAAGACAACGTTTTGGAACTAGTCACATCTTAATATAAAATGGCACATGAATATTTAAGAGTGCATGTTTGCCATTTTCTATCCCTTTGATCTGAAAGTACCAGAAATTCTGGGAAAATaaagccatctttttttttttaaggtaagaaAACTTAATctgaagaatgatttttaaaagtatgggCAGCCAAAAAAGTTAATGTGATCCCAAGCTGCATTTTAAAAGAATCATAATGTCTGAACAAAGAAATTGATAATGACATATACAGTGCTCTAGTTCAGAATACATCAGgaatt
This window harbors:
- the RPL7 gene encoding large ribosomal subunit protein uL30; translation: MRVLPLFPTGIMAGAEEKKKLPSVPESLLKKRKAFAILKAKRLKKKVAIKKLRKIRRKVIYEKAKAYHKEYRQMYRSEIRLARMARKAGNYYVPAEPKLAFVIRIRGINGVSPKVRKVLQLLRLRQIFNGTFVKLNKASINMLRIVEPYIAWGYPNLKSVNDLIYKRGYGKIKKQRIALTDNSLIAKSLGKYGIICMEDLIHEIYTVGKHFKAANNFLWPFKLSSPRGGMKKKTTHFVEGGDAGNREDQINRLIRRMN